The proteins below come from a single Bombyx mori chromosome 7, ASM3026992v2 genomic window:
- the LOC101744719 gene encoding pseudouridine-5'-phosphatase → MTTFKPVTHVLFDMDGLILNTEELYTVAYQNVLNDYGKTYTFELKTKLMGFQSHESAKTIISELNLPLTPEEFNEATKKQFELIFPDTQVMPDTEDLYTVGFQKVASRYGKKFTFELKSRIMGQQTREFAGNIIKYLDLPLTIEDFVSETRQIFEELFPQSEILPGVKKLIYHLNQHNIPMGLATSSSKESYELKTLKHQDLFDLFSHKTLGSSDPDVKRGKPHPDIFIVAANKFLDKPDLEKCLVFEDSINGVKAARAAGMQVVMVPDPRLDRSHATEATLILDSMEEFKPELFGLPPYEF, encoded by the exons ATGACGACTTTTAAGCCGGTAACGCACGTTCTCTTTGATATGGATGGGTTAATTTTAA ATACGGAAGAATTATACACGGTTGCTTACCAAAATGTATTGAATGATTACGGTAAAACATATACATTTGAATTGAAAACAAAGTTAATGGGATTCCAGTCCCACGAGAGTGCAAAGACTATAATTTCGGAACTAAATTTGCCATTAACTCCAGAAGAATTCAATGAGGCAACTAAGAAACAGTTTGAATTAATCTTTCCTGACACTCAAGTTATGCCGG aTACTGAGGATTTATACACGGTCGGGTTTCAAAAAGTGGCCTCGCGCTACGGCAAAAAGTTCACGTTCGAATTAAAAAGTCGGATAATGGGACAGCAGACGAGAGAGTTTGCCgggaacataataaaatatctcGATTTGCCTCTTACAATCGAAGATTTTGTATCAGAGACACGTCAAATCTTCGAAGAGCTTTTCCCTCAGAGCGAAATACTGCCTG GTGTAAAGAAACTCATTTATCATCTAAATCAACACAACATTCCAATGGGTTTAGCAACGAGCAGTAGTAAGGAGTCGTACGAATTGAAAACGCTCAAGCATCAAGATTTGTTTGACTTATTTTCACATAAAACTTTAGGCTCTTCAGATCCAGACGTGAAGAGAGGGAAGCCACACCCCGATATATTTATTGTTGCCGCCAATAAGTTTCTCGATAAACCGGATTTAGAAAAG TGTCTCGTTTTCGAAGATTCGATTAATGGCGTGAAGGCGGCGCGCGCTGCTGGCATGCAGGTCGTGATGGTCCCGGACCCGAGACTAGATCGGAGTCACGCCACCGAAGCTACACTTATCCTCGACTCAATGGAGGAATTTAAACCAGAACTGTTCGGTTTACCGCCCTACGAATTCTGA